The Neobacillus sp. OS1-2 genome includes a window with the following:
- a CDS encoding adenine phosphoribosyltransferase codes for MDLKQFITIVPDWPKPGIKFKDITPLMNNGEAYKYATDKIVSYAKEREIDIIVGPEARGFIIGCPVAYSLGVGFAPVRKEGKLPRETIKVGYGLEYGKDILTIHKDAIQPGQRVLITDDLLATGGTIEATIQLVEQLGGVVAGIAFLVELSYLDGRKKLDGYDVLTLMHY; via the coding sequence ATGGATTTAAAGCAATTTATTACAATCGTACCCGATTGGCCGAAGCCAGGAATTAAATTTAAGGATATCACCCCGCTAATGAATAATGGTGAAGCCTATAAATATGCAACAGACAAAATAGTTTCGTATGCAAAAGAGAGAGAAATTGATATTATCGTTGGTCCGGAGGCACGTGGATTTATTATCGGCTGTCCTGTTGCCTATTCGCTTGGAGTAGGTTTTGCTCCTGTTCGTAAAGAGGGGAAACTTCCAAGGGAAACCATCAAGGTAGGCTATGGTCTAGAATATGGAAAAGATATTCTAACTATTCATAAAGATGCGATTCAACCCGGTCAGCGTGTGTTAATTACCGATGACTTGTTAGCAACTGGCGGGACGATTGAAGCAACCATTCAATTAGTGGAGCAACTTGGCGGTGTTGTCGCTGGGATCGCTTTCTTAGTTGAGTTAAGTTATTTAGATGGTCGTAAAAAGCTAGACGGCTATGATGTTTTAACATTGATGCACTATTAA